The following are encoded in a window of Halococcus salifodinae DSM 8989 genomic DNA:
- a CDS encoding DMT family transporter — MVSAWVYLIVAAVLETGWTIGLEYSDGFTKPVPGVATIVSMAISVVLL, encoded by the coding sequence ATGGTTTCGGCATGGGTGTACCTCATCGTTGCAGCAGTGCTTGAAACCGGCTGGACAATCGGCCTTGAGTACTCCGACGGATTCACGAAGCCCGTACCGGGTGTCGCCACCATTGTCTCGATGGCGATTAGCGTGGTGCTTTTATAG
- a CDS encoding universal stress protein, with amino-acid sequence MFETILLPTDGSNGATAAFDHVLDIAAAHDATVHILHVADTTRDSVIQIQGDVIDVLEEEGERIVRDAADRAHQRGVTTVTEVLQGEPYSTILDYAELRDVDVIAMPTHGRQGLERLLIGSTTERVVRRADIPVLTIRPDSDVTVTHPYRNVLVPTDGSDCAREALETGVDVATEETAALHLLSVVDVTSLGVDVRIQMQMKFLEENATEIVEDATEFATDASVDPVSGSVVLGTSIHGEILAYIDEHDVDLIVVGTHGRTGFDRYMLGSVTEKLVRTSPIPVLTVRTTEAET; translated from the coding sequence ATGTTTGAGACGATCCTTCTCCCTACCGATGGGAGTAACGGAGCAACAGCCGCCTTCGATCACGTTCTCGATATCGCTGCGGCGCATGATGCAACGGTTCACATCCTCCACGTCGCGGATACGACACGGGATAGCGTTATCCAAATTCAAGGCGATGTCATCGATGTCCTCGAAGAGGAGGGTGAACGGATCGTTCGCGATGCCGCTGACCGTGCTCACCAGCGTGGAGTCACTACTGTTACAGAAGTACTCCAGGGGGAGCCATATAGCACGATCCTCGATTATGCCGAGTTGCGCGATGTCGACGTCATCGCCATGCCCACACATGGGCGTCAGGGTCTCGAACGGCTCCTGATCGGCAGCACCACCGAGCGTGTCGTCAGGCGGGCGGATATCCCCGTGCTCACGATTCGACCGGATAGCGATGTCACAGTCACTCATCCGTATCGAAACGTACTGGTTCCGACCGACGGGAGCGACTGCGCGAGGGAAGCTCTCGAGACTGGCGTCGACGTGGCGACTGAAGAGACGGCCGCACTTCATCTGCTGTCGGTCGTCGATGTCACGAGCCTCGGAGTCGATGTTCGCATCCAGATGCAGATGAAGTTCCTCGAAGAGAACGCGACCGAGATCGTTGAGGACGCCACGGAGTTCGCAACGGATGCTTCGGTCGACCCCGTTTCCGGGTCAGTTGTACTCGGAACATCGATCCATGGCGAGATTCTTGCGTACATCGACGAGCACGATGTGGACCTCATTGTCGTCGGTACACATGGTCGAACTGGATTCGACCGGTATATGCTGGGGAGTGTCACCGAAAAGTTAGTGCGAACGTCACCGATACCAGTGCTGACCGTTCGAACGACCGAAGCGGAAACGTAG